One window of the Actinomyces procaprae genome contains the following:
- the cydB gene encoding cytochrome d ubiquinol oxidase subunit II: MTLSVLWFILIAILWVGYLTLEGFDFGVGMLLKILGRDERERRALVRTIGPHWDGNEVWLLTAGGATFAAFPEWYGTLFSGAYLVLLVILLCLIVRVCAIEWRGRINDQAWRDRWDWAHTVAAWLPAILWGAAFANLVQGMKIEVVDTATGAPVPAAEVPADALIAGASHQVTGGFLSLLTPFTLLGGAATCLLFLTHGALFITLKTAGDLSQRAAAFARRCGIVSTLAAAVWGVWAVGYSASAWAWLPLAAAAAALVGSLVCSYRGRQGLAFGLHFAAIAGVVILVFTAMAPNVMRSSIDPAYSLTITQAASADTTLAIMTVVAVVFLPVVLFYTIWGYRTFAARINAERIDPTVGGLHPTRVRDNAQPAPGDH; encoded by the coding sequence GTGACACTCTCCGTCCTCTGGTTCATCCTCATTGCGATCCTCTGGGTCGGGTACCTGACCCTCGAGGGCTTCGACTTCGGCGTCGGAATGCTGCTGAAGATCCTTGGCCGCGACGAGCGCGAGCGCCGCGCCCTGGTACGCACCATCGGCCCGCACTGGGACGGCAACGAGGTCTGGCTGCTTACTGCCGGCGGCGCTACCTTCGCCGCGTTCCCCGAGTGGTACGGCACGCTGTTCTCCGGCGCCTACCTGGTGCTGCTCGTCATCCTGCTGTGCCTGATCGTGCGCGTATGCGCCATCGAGTGGCGCGGCCGCATCAACGACCAGGCCTGGCGCGACCGCTGGGACTGGGCGCACACGGTGGCCGCCTGGCTGCCCGCGATCCTGTGGGGCGCCGCCTTCGCGAACCTGGTGCAGGGCATGAAGATCGAGGTGGTCGACACCGCCACCGGTGCGCCCGTGCCGGCCGCCGAAGTACCCGCGGACGCGCTGATCGCCGGCGCATCACACCAGGTCACCGGCGGCTTCCTCAGCCTGTTGACGCCCTTCACGCTGCTGGGCGGGGCCGCCACCTGCCTGTTGTTCCTCACCCACGGGGCCCTGTTCATCACCCTCAAGACGGCGGGCGATCTTTCCCAGCGGGCGGCGGCCTTCGCCCGACGCTGCGGAATCGTCTCCACGCTTGCAGCCGCCGTCTGGGGGGTGTGGGCGGTCGGCTACTCGGCCAGCGCCTGGGCCTGGCTCCCGCTGGCCGCGGCCGCCGCAGCACTAGTGGGCTCCCTGGTCTGCTCCTACCGCGGCCGCCAGGGACTCGCCTTCGGTCTGCACTTCGCCGCGATCGCCGGCGTGGTCATTCTCGTCTTCACGGCTATGGCTCCCAACGTGATGCGCTCCTCGATCGACCCCGCCTACTCGCTGACCATTACTCAGGCGGCCTCCGCCGACACCACGCTGGCGATCATGACCGTGGTTGCCGTCGTCTTCCTGCCGGTGGTGCTCTTCTACACCATCTGGGGATACCGGACCTTCGCGGCCCGAATCAACGCGGAGCGGATCGACCCCACCGTGGGCGGTCTGCACCCCACGCGGGTGCGTGACAACGCCCAGCCCGCGCCCGGTGATCACTGA
- a CDS encoding cytochrome ubiquinol oxidase subunit I yields MGLVPMALDSLDVARWQFGITTVYHFILVPLTIGLSPLVALMETLHLRTGKEQWRTAAHFFGNLLLINFALGVATGIVQEFQFGMNWSEYSRFVGNIFGAPLAFEALLAFFMESTFLGLWIFGRDRLSPKLHNLCIWMVALGTNISAFFILAANSWMQHPVGAVVNPETGRAELDGIGGFFEVLGNKILWVTVAHVISSAFLVAGALILGVSAWWMVKAARAQQDFEARHVWRRMTRFGAVTMLIAGFLTLGSGHVQGQLVAEEQPAKMAAAEMLCETESGAGFTVAAFGSCADGTATHLITVPYVYSFMATNDPHAEIMGLNDAQEMYAERYGAGVDYTPNEMVTFWSFRLMIGLGTLAVAIGAAALWLTRRDRLVTSRLLGRLALGSVWLPFVASSFGWIMTEIGRQPWVVVPNLADPVSQVYMLTADGVSSVVSSGTVLTSLIVFTLLYAALGVIWFLLLRRYVREGVQAQVADATDATTDNGPGEQMPPLSFQY; encoded by the coding sequence ATGGGCCTTGTTCCGATGGCGCTCGACTCCCTCGACGTAGCTCGATGGCAGTTCGGCATCACCACCGTCTACCACTTCATCCTGGTGCCGTTGACGATCGGCCTGTCCCCGCTCGTGGCTCTCATGGAAACCCTCCATCTGCGCACCGGCAAGGAGCAGTGGCGCACGGCCGCACACTTCTTCGGCAACCTCCTGCTGATCAACTTCGCACTCGGCGTCGCCACCGGCATCGTGCAGGAGTTCCAGTTCGGCATGAACTGGTCGGAGTACTCCCGGTTCGTAGGAAACATCTTCGGGGCGCCCTTGGCCTTCGAGGCACTGCTGGCCTTCTTCATGGAGTCCACCTTCCTTGGCCTGTGGATCTTCGGCCGGGACCGCCTGTCCCCCAAGTTGCACAACCTGTGCATCTGGATGGTCGCCCTGGGCACCAACATCTCCGCGTTCTTCATCCTCGCGGCCAACTCCTGGATGCAGCACCCGGTCGGCGCCGTCGTCAACCCGGAGACCGGCCGTGCCGAGCTGGACGGCATCGGCGGGTTCTTCGAAGTGCTCGGCAACAAGATCCTGTGGGTGACGGTGGCACACGTGATCTCCTCCGCCTTCCTGGTAGCGGGAGCACTGATACTCGGGGTGTCCGCGTGGTGGATGGTCAAGGCCGCCCGCGCGCAGCAGGACTTCGAGGCGCGCCACGTATGGCGGCGCATGACCCGCTTCGGAGCCGTCACCATGCTCATCGCCGGGTTCCTCACCCTCGGCTCGGGCCATGTGCAGGGCCAGCTCGTGGCCGAGGAGCAGCCCGCCAAGATGGCTGCGGCGGAGATGCTTTGCGAGACCGAGTCCGGGGCGGGCTTCACCGTGGCCGCCTTCGGCAGCTGCGCCGACGGCACCGCCACTCACCTGATCACCGTCCCGTACGTGTACTCCTTCATGGCCACCAACGATCCGCACGCCGAGATCATGGGCCTCAATGACGCCCAGGAGATGTACGCCGAGCGCTACGGCGCGGGCGTGGACTACACCCCCAACGAGATGGTCACCTTCTGGTCCTTCCGACTCATGATCGGCCTGGGCACGCTCGCCGTGGCGATCGGCGCGGCTGCGCTGTGGCTCACGCGCCGGGACCGCCTGGTCACCTCCCGGCTGTTGGGCAGGCTCGCCCTCGGCAGCGTGTGGCTGCCATTCGTCGCCTCCTCCTTCGGGTGGATCATGACCGAGATTGGCCGCCAGCCCTGGGTGGTGGTGCCAAACCTCGCCGATCCCGTCTCCCAGGTGTACATGCTCACCGCCGACGGCGTGTCCTCCGTGGTGTCCTCCGGAACCGTGCTGACCTCCCTGATCGTCTTCACGCTGCTGTACGCCGCACTCGGAGTCATCTGGTTCCTGCTGCTGCGCCGCTATGTCCGCGAGGGCGTACAAGCCCAGGTGGCCGACGCCACGGACGCCACCACCGACAACGGCCCGGGTGAGCAGATGCCCCCGCTGTCCTTCCAGTACTGA
- a CDS encoding Rne/Rng family ribonuclease: protein MSPSSSRSTDSTAPSQGAQDGDALRRPARRHRRVTAAATAPEPAAPARRHETTVTAPASTAAEDGSPLTTVEPAEAAQSADSAAAEPEVAADAAVEAPASDVPEDATETDAAAVADDSGDEPDAEEEDAAEDLEQRLPAASLLFQAPDPALARRRRRKVTVGTTTPVKAPQAEPEKTSAPRAQDDDAAAGSERRSASARESSAESAPRRRRRRATAASTEPAHVEEARPARRRRGDAAVEAQDAVVAEDAQTESRSGEEDGEKEAGNGRRKRRRGGRGRRARSRADERVDAGEQPADPADTSDATSSDSADEAASEAAEASVGSSRRRRRRSRSRSDSARDVRDEITALKGSTRLEAKRQRRREGRAAGRRRPIITEAEFLARRESVDRQMVVREQDGLNQIAVLEDGLLVEHYVARHTQTSLVGNVYVGRVQNVLPSMEAAFVDIGKGRNAVLYAGEVNWDAAGMEGKPRRIEDALSSGDTVLVQVTKDPIGHKGARLTSQITLAGRYLVLVPGGTMTGISRKLPDTERNRLKKILKRIVPDDAGVIVRTAAEGAGEEQLADDIKRLVSQWESIEKKSSQVLKGSGKAPVLLKEEPELAVRVVRDVFNEDFRKLIVQGPDAWKTISTYVGDLSPELTDRLEHWVSPEDVFTAHRIDEQLAKGFDRKVWLPSGGTLIIDRTEAMTVIDVNTGRFTGGADGTLEETITRNNLEAAEEIVRQLRLRDIGGMVVIDFVDMVLESNRDLVLRRLVECLGRDRTRHQVTEVTSLGLVQMTRKRVGQGLVEAFSTPCECCGGRGFIVHEHPVENQAVDMSASAQRGNSSGRGRRGEGGSKPATKTGAKSATKSAKSSGRGAKAPKESEEKGRDEAARSAVRGALAQIAAAAEHAHEHAQPEEGGSQAPEGAVAAGQEAVGDPAQTQS from the coding sequence ATGTCCCCATCGTCATCGCGCTCAACCGACTCGACCGCGCCCTCGCAGGGTGCCCAGGACGGAGACGCCCTCCGGCGCCCCGCTCGGCGGCACCGCCGGGTGACGGCGGCGGCGACCGCGCCCGAGCCCGCCGCTCCCGCGCGCCGGCACGAGACTACCGTTACCGCCCCGGCGTCGACCGCGGCCGAGGACGGCTCCCCCCTGACCACGGTGGAGCCGGCGGAGGCGGCCCAGTCGGCGGACTCCGCCGCCGCAGAACCGGAAGTGGCTGCGGATGCCGCTGTGGAGGCCCCGGCAAGCGACGTCCCGGAGGACGCCACCGAGACTGATGCTGCCGCGGTGGCGGATGACTCAGGCGACGAACCGGACGCTGAGGAGGAGGACGCGGCGGAGGACCTCGAGCAGCGGCTGCCTGCGGCCTCGCTGCTCTTCCAGGCGCCCGATCCGGCGCTCGCCCGCCGTCGCCGCCGCAAGGTGACCGTGGGCACGACGACTCCCGTTAAGGCGCCGCAGGCGGAGCCGGAGAAGACCTCCGCCCCGCGTGCTCAGGACGACGACGCGGCCGCGGGCTCGGAGCGCCGGTCCGCCTCCGCGCGCGAGTCCTCCGCCGAGTCCGCACCCCGGAGGCGTCGTCGGCGCGCGACCGCGGCCTCCACCGAGCCCGCACACGTCGAGGAGGCCCGGCCTGCCCGGCGCCGCCGCGGTGATGCCGCCGTCGAGGCTCAGGACGCCGTCGTTGCGGAGGACGCGCAGACCGAGTCCCGGTCCGGGGAGGAGGACGGCGAGAAGGAGGCCGGCAACGGTCGCCGCAAGCGGCGTCGCGGTGGGCGTGGCCGGCGTGCCCGCTCCCGCGCGGACGAGCGCGTCGATGCCGGTGAGCAGCCTGCCGACCCAGCGGATACCTCGGACGCCACGAGCAGCGACAGCGCCGACGAGGCCGCCTCGGAGGCCGCCGAGGCATCGGTCGGCTCCTCGCGCCGACGCCGCCGCCGTTCCCGCAGCCGCTCCGACTCCGCCCGGGACGTCCGGGATGAGATCACCGCGCTGAAGGGCTCCACCCGGCTGGAGGCCAAGCGCCAGCGGCGTCGGGAGGGGCGCGCCGCCGGGCGCCGTCGGCCCATCATCACCGAGGCGGAGTTCCTGGCCCGCCGTGAGAGCGTCGACCGGCAGATGGTGGTGCGCGAGCAGGACGGCCTGAACCAGATCGCCGTCCTGGAGGACGGTCTGCTGGTGGAGCACTACGTCGCCCGGCACACCCAGACCTCGCTGGTGGGCAACGTTTACGTAGGCCGCGTACAGAATGTGCTGCCGTCCATGGAGGCCGCATTCGTGGACATCGGCAAGGGACGTAACGCGGTCCTGTACGCCGGCGAGGTCAACTGGGACGCCGCCGGCATGGAGGGTAAGCCGCGCCGTATCGAGGACGCCCTGTCCAGCGGCGACACCGTGCTGGTGCAGGTCACTAAGGACCCCATCGGCCACAAGGGTGCCCGCCTGACCAGTCAGATCACCCTGGCGGGCCGCTACCTGGTGCTGGTGCCGGGCGGCACCATGACCGGCATCTCCCGCAAGCTCCCGGACACCGAGCGCAACCGGCTGAAGAAGATCCTCAAGCGGATCGTTCCCGACGACGCCGGCGTGATCGTGCGCACCGCCGCGGAGGGCGCGGGGGAGGAGCAGCTCGCCGACGACATCAAGCGCCTGGTGTCCCAGTGGGAGTCGATTGAGAAGAAGTCCTCCCAGGTGCTCAAGGGCTCCGGCAAGGCGCCCGTGCTGCTGAAGGAGGAGCCCGAGCTGGCCGTGCGCGTGGTGCGTGACGTGTTCAACGAGGACTTCCGCAAGCTCATTGTGCAGGGCCCCGACGCCTGGAAGACCATCTCCACCTACGTCGGCGATCTCAGCCCGGAGCTGACCGACCGGCTGGAGCACTGGGTCAGCCCCGAGGACGTGTTCACCGCCCACCGTATCGACGAGCAGCTCGCCAAGGGCTTCGACCGCAAGGTCTGGCTGCCCAGCGGCGGCACGCTCATCATCGACCGCACGGAGGCCATGACCGTCATCGACGTCAACACCGGGCGCTTCACCGGCGGCGCGGACGGCACCCTGGAGGAGACCATCACCCGCAACAACCTCGAGGCCGCCGAGGAGATCGTCCGCCAGCTGCGGCTGCGTGACATCGGCGGCATGGTGGTGATCGACTTCGTGGACATGGTGCTGGAGTCCAACCGGGACCTGGTGCTGCGCCGCCTGGTGGAGTGCCTCGGCCGCGATCGCACCCGGCACCAGGTCACCGAGGTCACCTCGCTGGGGCTGGTGCAGATGACCCGCAAGCGGGTCGGCCAGGGGCTGGTGGAGGCTTTCTCCACGCCGTGCGAGTGCTGCGGCGGGCGCGGCTTCATCGTCCACGAGCATCCGGTGGAGAACCAGGCCGTGGACATGTCCGCATCGGCACAGCGCGGAAACAGCTCTGGCCGGGGGCGGCGCGGCGAGGGTGGTTCCAAGCCCGCGACCAAGACCGGTGCGAAGTCCGCCACCAAGTCGGCCAAGTCCTCGGGCCGCGGCGCCAAGGCCCCCAAGGAGTCCGAGGAGAAGGGGCGCGATGAGGCCGCCCGCTCCGCCGTGCGCGGGGCGCTGGCCCAGATCGCCGCTGCCGCTGAGCATGCGCACGAGCACGCCCAGCCGGAGGAGGGCGGCTCACAGGCCCCTGAAGGCGCCGTGGCGGCGGGTCAGGAGGCGGTCGGCGACCCTGCGCAGACGCAGTCCTGA
- the rplU gene encoding 50S ribosomal protein L21, producing MSSQVVYAIVKAGGRQEKVSVGDVVVVDKLAGEVGDEVTLAPVMLVDGDKVTAAAADLAKSSVKAEIVGDEKGPKINILKFKNKTGYRKRQGHRAKLTAVKITAIG from the coding sequence ATGAGTAGTCAAGTGGTCTACGCGATCGTCAAGGCCGGCGGCCGTCAGGAGAAGGTCTCCGTCGGTGACGTCGTGGTTGTCGACAAGCTTGCCGGCGAGGTCGGCGACGAGGTCACCCTCGCCCCCGTCATGCTGGTGGATGGAGACAAGGTGACCGCTGCGGCGGCGGACCTGGCCAAGTCCTCCGTGAAGGCTGAGATCGTCGGTGACGAGAAGGGCCCCAAGATCAACATCCTCAAGTTCAAGAACAAGACGGGCTACCGCAAGCGCCAGGGTCACCGCGCCAAGCTCACCGCCGTCAAGATCACCGCGATCGGCTGA
- the rpmA gene encoding 50S ribosomal protein L27, whose product MAHKKGLGSSRNGRDSNAQRLGVKRFGGQFVKAGEIIVRQRGTHFHPGNNVGRGKDDTLFALTAGNVDFGRFRDRKVVNVIAAEG is encoded by the coding sequence ATGGCACACAAGAAGGGTCTTGGTTCCTCCCGCAACGGCCGCGACTCCAACGCCCAGCGCCTCGGTGTGAAGCGCTTCGGCGGCCAGTTCGTCAAGGCCGGCGAGATCATCGTCCGCCAGCGCGGCACCCACTTCCACCCCGGCAACAACGTCGGCCGCGGCAAGGACGACACGCTGTTCGCCCTGACCGCCGGCAACGTTGACTTCGGTAGATTCCGCGACCGCAAGGTCGTCAACGTCATCGCGGCCGAAGGCTGA
- the obgE gene encoding GTPase ObgE produces the protein MPSFIDRVVLHVAGGDGGHGCTSIHREKFKPLAGPDGGDGGHGGSVVLSADPRVTTLLTYHRSPHRRAGSGTPGQGGWHRGADGEDLVLPVPLGTVVKDSDGAVLADLTAAGERVVVAEGGPGGRGNFSLASAKRKAPGFHLLGEPGQARDVTLELKTVADVALVGYPSAGKSSLIAAMSAARPKIADYPFTTLTPNLGVVEAGETRFTMADVPGLIPGASEGKGLGLEFLRHIERCAVVVHVLDCATLEPGRDPLSDFDTIETELAAYAERLGADEADPALTGLPPLMERPRVVVLAKVDVPEAAELAELVEADLTARGLPVFAVSAVSHAGLSRLAFALAELVEQARAQASAAVAEARPIVRPAPVGRRGAQPAVTVEVIQHPAEGTVYQVRGDKPERWVRQTDFSNDEAVGYLADRLAAGGVEDELAKAGAHAGDTVLIGDVDTGVVFTWEPSMTTGAELLGARGTDARLEDRHRRTNAERREQYHDWMDAKEAARQTLRDEADKGLWTDASTWEEA, from the coding sequence ATGCCCAGCTTCATCGACCGCGTGGTCCTGCACGTCGCCGGCGGCGACGGCGGCCACGGCTGCACGTCGATCCACCGTGAGAAGTTCAAGCCGCTGGCCGGCCCCGACGGCGGTGACGGCGGACACGGCGGCAGCGTCGTGCTGTCCGCGGACCCCCGCGTCACCACCCTGCTGACCTATCACCGTTCCCCGCATCGCCGCGCCGGCTCCGGCACACCCGGCCAGGGAGGCTGGCACCGGGGCGCCGACGGCGAGGACCTGGTGCTGCCGGTGCCGCTGGGAACCGTGGTAAAGGACTCTGACGGTGCCGTCCTGGCGGACCTGACCGCAGCCGGCGAGCGCGTCGTCGTCGCCGAGGGCGGTCCCGGTGGCCGCGGCAACTTCTCCCTCGCCTCCGCCAAGCGCAAGGCTCCGGGCTTCCACCTGCTGGGTGAGCCCGGCCAGGCCCGTGACGTCACCCTGGAGCTGAAGACGGTCGCCGACGTCGCCCTGGTCGGCTACCCCAGCGCCGGCAAGTCCTCCCTGATTGCCGCCATGAGCGCCGCCCGCCCCAAGATCGCCGACTACCCCTTCACCACGCTCACCCCCAACCTGGGCGTGGTGGAGGCCGGGGAGACGCGCTTCACCATGGCGGACGTGCCCGGGCTGATCCCGGGGGCGAGCGAGGGCAAGGGCCTGGGCCTGGAGTTCCTGCGCCACATCGAGCGCTGCGCCGTGGTGGTGCACGTGCTGGACTGCGCCACCCTGGAGCCGGGGCGTGATCCGCTCAGCGACTTCGACACCATCGAGACGGAGCTGGCCGCCTATGCGGAGCGGCTGGGCGCCGATGAGGCGGACCCGGCGCTGACCGGGCTGCCCCCGCTGATGGAGCGTCCCCGCGTGGTGGTTCTCGCCAAGGTGGACGTCCCCGAGGCGGCGGAACTGGCCGAGCTGGTGGAGGCGGACTTGACTGCGCGCGGCCTGCCGGTGTTCGCCGTCTCCGCCGTCTCCCACGCGGGGCTGTCACGGCTGGCCTTCGCCCTGGCGGAGCTGGTTGAGCAGGCCCGTGCGCAGGCGTCGGCCGCCGTCGCGGAAGCACGCCCCATCGTCCGCCCGGCACCGGTCGGGCGACGCGGCGCGCAGCCGGCAGTCACCGTGGAGGTCATCCAGCACCCTGCCGAGGGCACCGTCTACCAGGTGCGGGGGGACAAGCCCGAGCGCTGGGTGCGCCAGACCGACTTCTCCAATGACGAGGCCGTCGGCTATCTGGCCGACCGGCTGGCGGCGGGCGGCGTCGAGGACGAGCTGGCGAAGGCGGGCGCCCACGCCGGGGACACCGTCCTGATCGGGGATGTCGACACGGGCGTGGTGTTCACCTGGGAGCCGTCCATGACCACCGGCGCGGAGCTGCTGGGTGCCCGTGGCACCGATGCCCGCCTGGAGGACCGTCACCGCCGAACCAACGCTGAACGCCGCGAGCAGTACCACGACTGGATGGACGCCAAGGAGGCGGCGCGCCAAACCCTGCGTGATGAGGCGGACAAGGGGCTGTGGACCGACGCGTCCACCTGGGAGGAAGCATGA
- the proB gene encoding glutamate 5-kinase encodes MSTRSGTGGDIGNGPRPEALPEGSRVVLKVGSSSLTRPDGGLDLNRIDILSGLLAGMRRRGHDVVLVSSGAVAAGLVPLGLDARPGELRLLQAAASVGQGRLVSRWQTALSAYGVVTAQVLLTAQDVAVRSHYRTVRATFDALLSMGAVPVVNENDAVATTEFNLGDNDHLAALVSHLVTADALILFTDVDGMWTARPGTPDARPVRYVGGAGELAGVRVDGDAGALGTGGMATKVQAATIACASGTATIIADADDAPRLLGGRTIPTDLGTWFAPTGPHRSSRRLWMAHASMPEGRVLVDAGAAQAVTAGKKSLLLPGVVGVDGDFESGSVVEIVGPQGVLARGICRYAASEIEEVLDARGRGAPAPGDHVAPVVHRDDLAELPRTAGG; translated from the coding sequence ATGAGCACCCGGTCGGGTACTGGCGGCGATATCGGTAACGGCCCGCGCCCGGAGGCCCTGCCCGAGGGCTCGCGCGTGGTCCTCAAGGTCGGCTCCTCCTCGCTGACCCGCCCCGACGGCGGCCTGGACCTGAACCGCATTGACATCCTGTCCGGCCTGCTGGCCGGCATGCGACGCCGGGGCCACGACGTGGTGCTGGTGTCCTCCGGTGCTGTCGCAGCCGGCCTGGTTCCGCTCGGGCTGGACGCGCGCCCCGGCGAGCTGCGGCTGCTGCAGGCCGCTGCCTCCGTCGGCCAGGGGCGGCTGGTTTCACGCTGGCAGACCGCCCTGAGCGCGTACGGCGTGGTCACCGCTCAGGTGCTGCTGACTGCGCAGGATGTGGCCGTGCGCAGCCACTACCGGACGGTGCGCGCCACCTTCGATGCGCTGCTGTCAATGGGGGCGGTTCCCGTGGTCAACGAGAACGACGCCGTGGCCACCACCGAGTTCAATCTGGGGGACAACGATCACCTGGCGGCGCTCGTGTCCCATCTGGTGACGGCTGATGCGCTGATTCTTTTCACGGACGTGGACGGCATGTGGACTGCACGCCCGGGCACGCCCGATGCCCGCCCCGTGCGCTACGTCGGCGGCGCCGGCGAGCTGGCGGGCGTGCGTGTGGACGGCGACGCCGGTGCACTGGGCACAGGCGGGATGGCCACCAAGGTGCAGGCGGCTACGATCGCCTGCGCCTCCGGCACGGCCACGATCATCGCCGACGCGGATGACGCCCCTCGGCTGCTGGGCGGGCGCACCATTCCGACCGACCTGGGGACGTGGTTCGCCCCCACCGGACCGCATCGCTCCAGCCGTCGGCTGTGGATGGCGCACGCCTCCATGCCCGAGGGGCGGGTGCTGGTTGATGCCGGGGCTGCTCAGGCCGTTACCGCGGGTAAGAAGTCCCTGCTGCTGCCGGGCGTGGTCGGCGTTGATGGGGACTTCGAGTCCGGCTCGGTGGTTGAGATCGTGGGCCCGCAGGGGGTGCTTGCGCGCGGCATCTGCCGGTATGCGGCCTCCGAGATCGAGGAGGTGCTGGACGCGCGGGGACGTGGAGCGCCCGCGCCCGGAGACCATGTGGCCCCGGTGGTACACCGCGACGACCTGGCCGAGCTGCCCCGCACTGCCGGCGGCTGA
- a CDS encoding glutamate-5-semialdehyde dehydrogenase produces the protein MTISQVDASVSANDAEALVATTARAARQAQRALAGVNRERKDAALHALADALAARAEFILAANVQDLERARAAGMKPGLIDRLALDGDRIAAISDSLREIAALPDPVGEIVDGQTLPNGLRVRRVRVPLGVVGMIYEARPNVTVDVAALTLKSGNAVVLRGGSAAADTNAAIITVLRDALTAAGLPADLVTTIDPAGRAGATALMHARGLIDVLVPRGGAGLIRTVVEESSVPVIETGSGNCHVYVDAGADLAAAVDIIVNAKTQRVGVCNAAETLLVHRSTASAYLPAAADALWERGVTLHADAAARACLQEQAADRGCGDLLVEATEADWQTEYGSLDLAVRVVDTIDDAIAHITAYSTGHTEAILTQDVTAMNRFVAGVDSAAIMVNASTRFTDGGQLGLGAELGISTQKLHARGPMGLAALTTTKWVVEGEGHVRP, from the coding sequence ATGACGATCTCCCAAGTAGACGCCTCCGTCTCCGCCAACGACGCCGAGGCCCTCGTTGCCACCACCGCTCGCGCCGCCCGCCAGGCCCAGCGCGCCCTGGCCGGCGTCAATCGGGAACGCAAGGATGCCGCCCTGCACGCCCTGGCCGACGCACTGGCTGCTCGCGCCGAGTTCATCCTCGCCGCCAATGTGCAGGACCTAGAACGTGCCCGCGCCGCCGGCATGAAGCCGGGACTGATCGACCGCCTCGCCCTGGACGGCGATCGCATCGCCGCGATTTCCGACTCGCTGAGAGAGATCGCCGCACTGCCCGACCCCGTGGGCGAGATCGTGGACGGGCAGACGCTGCCCAACGGGCTGCGAGTGCGGCGCGTGCGGGTGCCGCTGGGCGTGGTCGGCATGATCTACGAGGCACGCCCCAACGTCACCGTGGACGTGGCCGCCCTGACCCTTAAGTCCGGGAACGCCGTCGTGCTGCGCGGCGGTAGCGCGGCCGCGGACACCAACGCCGCCATCATCACCGTGCTGCGCGACGCCCTGACGGCGGCGGGCCTGCCTGCCGACCTGGTCACCACCATTGATCCGGCGGGCCGTGCCGGCGCCACCGCCCTCATGCATGCGCGCGGCCTGATCGACGTGCTCGTACCGCGCGGCGGGGCGGGACTGATCCGTACCGTGGTGGAGGAGTCGAGCGTGCCCGTGATCGAGACCGGCTCCGGCAACTGCCACGTGTACGTCGATGCAGGCGCGGATCTCGCCGCAGCGGTCGACATCATCGTCAACGCCAAGACCCAGCGGGTAGGGGTGTGCAACGCCGCCGAGACGCTGCTGGTGCACCGCTCCACCGCCTCCGCCTACCTGCCTGCCGCCGCGGACGCCCTGTGGGAGCGCGGCGTCACCCTGCACGCCGACGCCGCCGCGCGGGCGTGTCTCCAGGAGCAGGCGGCCGATCGTGGCTGCGGTGACTTGCTTGTGGAGGCCACGGAGGCGGACTGGCAGACCGAGTACGGCAGCCTGGACCTGGCGGTGCGCGTGGTAGACACCATCGACGATGCGATCGCGCACATCACCGCGTATTCAACCGGGCACACCGAGGCGATCTTGACGCAGGACGTGACGGCCATGAACCGGTTCGTCGCCGGCGTCGACTCGGCCGCCATCATGGTGAACGCCTCCACCCGCTTCACCGACGGCGGGCAGCTGGGACTGGGCGCGGAGCTAGGCATCTCCACCCAGAAGCTGCACGCCCGTGGCCCCATGGGGCTGGCGGCACTGACCACCACCAAGTGGGTCGTAGAGGGTGAGGGGCATGTTCGTCCCTGA
- a CDS encoding response regulator transcription factor, whose translation MATVLIVEDEERITSFLTKGLKAAGFVPKAVDNGADAVEMALLGDVDIILLDVGLPDIDGFEALEQLRGQGVTTPVIMLTARSSVADRVAGLEGGADDYLPKPFSFDELVARIRLRLRPHEAAPAEPGVLEHTDLALDVRTRRVRVDGQWVDLSAREFALAEMFMRHPGQVLSREQLLANVWGLDFDPGSNVVDVYVSYLRSKLGKNRLETVRGVGYRLV comes from the coding sequence ATGGCCACCGTACTGATTGTGGAGGACGAGGAGCGCATCACCTCGTTTCTGACCAAGGGGCTAAAGGCCGCGGGATTCGTGCCCAAGGCCGTCGACAACGGTGCGGACGCCGTCGAGATGGCTCTGCTGGGCGACGTGGACATAATCCTGTTGGACGTGGGTCTTCCGGACATCGACGGCTTCGAGGCGCTGGAGCAGCTGCGCGGCCAGGGCGTGACCACGCCGGTCATCATGCTCACCGCCCGCTCCTCCGTGGCCGACCGGGTGGCCGGGCTGGAGGGCGGCGCCGACGACTACCTGCCCAAGCCGTTCTCCTTCGATGAGCTCGTAGCCCGGATCCGCCTGCGTCTGCGCCCCCACGAGGCGGCCCCCGCCGAACCCGGGGTGCTGGAGCATACGGACCTGGCACTCGACGTGCGCACACGCCGGGTGCGGGTGGACGGTCAGTGGGTGGATCTGTCGGCCCGGGAGTTCGCACTCGCCGAGATGTTCATGCGGCACCCCGGCCAGGTGCTCAGCCGGGAGCAGCTACTGGCCAACGTGTGGGGGCTTGACTTCGACCCCGGCTCCAACGTGGTGGACGTGTACGTCTCCTACCTGCGCAGCAAGCTGGGCAAGAACCGCCTGGAGACGGTCCGCGGAGTCGGCTATCGGCTGGTGTGA